A genomic region of Catalinimonas niigatensis contains the following coding sequences:
- a CDS encoding alcohol dehydrogenase catalytic domain-containing protein — protein sequence MLQRSVYSMPKAGSIKNLNLQTETLTQPKPDEVCVQVKAIGLNFADIFAMQGLYKATPKGSFIPGLEFSGEIIAVGEEVQEWKVGDKVMGATKFGGYVSHINIHHRYVIPLPPAWSFEEGAGFLVQGLTAYYALKELGNLQRGMTVLIHSAAGGVGILANRICKKYGAYTIGTVSQTKKIDFLRAQEAYDDVILRGDDFDEKLKSTLKDRSLNLIMECIGGKILKQGWEIMAPMGRMVVYGSASFTSHGYRPDYPRLIWKYLRRPKIDPMSLPTQNKSLMGFNLIYLYEQTDMMHQLLDELQALDLKPQYVGHVYGFEAMHEAIRLFQQGKTVGKVVVKVEE from the coding sequence ATGCTCCAACGCAGCGTATATAGCATGCCCAAAGCAGGCTCTATCAAAAACCTGAATTTACAAACGGAAACCTTAACGCAACCTAAACCCGACGAAGTATGTGTTCAGGTGAAGGCCATAGGACTTAACTTTGCTGACATTTTTGCCATGCAGGGGCTTTACAAGGCTACGCCCAAAGGAAGTTTTATTCCCGGCCTGGAATTTTCCGGAGAGATTATCGCAGTAGGAGAGGAAGTGCAGGAATGGAAAGTAGGTGACAAGGTGATGGGGGCTACCAAGTTTGGCGGCTATGTGTCGCACATCAATATCCACCATCGTTATGTTATTCCCCTTCCGCCAGCATGGAGTTTTGAAGAAGGGGCAGGCTTTCTGGTGCAGGGACTTACTGCCTATTATGCGCTCAAAGAACTAGGAAATTTACAGCGAGGCATGACGGTGCTGATTCACAGTGCCGCAGGAGGCGTAGGAATTTTAGCCAACCGCATTTGCAAAAAGTATGGAGCATATACCATTGGTACCGTAAGCCAGACCAAAAAGATTGACTTTCTGCGTGCGCAGGAAGCTTACGATGATGTCATTCTTCGGGGTGATGATTTTGATGAAAAGCTGAAAAGTACCTTGAAGGATCGTTCATTAAACCTGATTATGGAATGTATTGGGGGTAAAATTCTAAAGCAGGGTTGGGAAATCATGGCACCTATGGGTCGGATGGTGGTGTATGGTTCAGCCAGTTTTACCAGCCATGGCTACAGACCTGATTACCCTAGGCTGATCTGGAAATACCTCAGAAGGCCCAAGATTGATCCCATGAGCTTGCCTACCCAAAACAAGTCGCTGATGGGCTTCAACCTCATTTATTTGTATGAGCAGACAGATATGATGCACCAACTGCTTGATGAACTTCAGGCGCTTGACCTGAAACCCCAGTATGTCGGTCATGTCTATGGTTTTGAAGCCATGCACGAAGCCATTCGCCTGTTCCAGCAAGGAAAAACAGTAGGCAAGGTAGTGGTCAAGGTGGAGGAATAG
- a CDS encoding (2Fe-2S)-binding protein, translating to MENVSVSSAPKQSTRKEAPPQEKITLIINGSEQQIEVANWTSLLDLLREHLHLTGTKKGCDHGQCGACTILLDGKRINSCLSLAVMHDGAEITTIEGLANGDELHPVQQAFIEQDAFQCGYCTPGQICSAVGLLNEGKAKTDDDIRDLMSGNICRCGAYTNIFKVVKEAVDKNKSR from the coding sequence ATGGAAAATGTTTCAGTGTCTTCTGCACCCAAGCAATCTACGCGAAAAGAAGCTCCACCCCAAGAGAAAATCACTCTGATCATCAATGGATCTGAACAGCAGATAGAAGTAGCCAACTGGACTTCTTTGCTAGACCTGTTGCGTGAGCATCTGCATCTGACTGGAACCAAAAAAGGCTGTGATCATGGGCAATGCGGCGCCTGCACGATTTTACTGGATGGTAAGCGTATCAACTCCTGCCTCTCGCTGGCAGTGATGCATGATGGTGCGGAAATCACCACGATTGAAGGACTGGCCAATGGAGATGAACTGCACCCGGTGCAGCAGGCTTTTATTGAGCAAGATGCCTTCCAATGTGGCTACTGCACTCCCGGACAGATCTGTTCAGCCGTAGGGCTGCTCAACGAAGGTAAAGCCAAAACAGACGATGACATTCGCGATCTGATGAGTGGTAACATTTGCCGATGCGGAGCTTATACCAATATTTTTAAAGTAGTGAAGGAAGCCGTAGATAAAAATAAAAGCCGATGA
- a CDS encoding FAD binding domain-containing protein: protein MRKFSYHRAHDVSEALGEVAEQEEAKFIAGGTNLLDLMKIDVMHPRHLVDITRLALNTIEDTEEGGLRLGALVTNADTAYHPEVEKRYPLLSHAILAGASPQLRNKATNGGNLLQCTRCYYFYDKATPCNKREPGTGCSAINGFNRIHAIFGTSEHCIATHPSDMCVALAALEARVQVSGPQGEREIPFADFHRLPGDQPQKDSNLAKDEIITAIDLPPKGFANNFTYLKNRDRASYAFALVSVAAGLEMDGDTIQEARIALGGVAHKPWRNQEAEALLQGKRASRADFQQAADAIVQGAKGYKYNEFKIELARRSVVRALMQAAHIDDSL, encoded by the coding sequence ATGAGAAAATTTTCATACCACAGAGCCCATGATGTTTCCGAAGCGCTAGGAGAAGTGGCGGAACAGGAGGAAGCCAAGTTCATTGCCGGGGGTACTAACCTGCTGGACCTGATGAAGATAGATGTGATGCATCCGCGTCATCTGGTAGACATTACCCGTCTGGCATTGAATACCATTGAAGATACAGAAGAAGGAGGGCTGCGCCTCGGTGCACTGGTCACCAATGCCGACACTGCGTATCATCCGGAAGTAGAAAAACGTTATCCGCTGCTCTCCCATGCTATACTGGCCGGCGCTTCGCCTCAGTTGCGCAACAAAGCGACCAACGGAGGAAACCTCTTACAGTGCACCCGTTGCTACTATTTTTACGACAAAGCAACACCCTGCAATAAGCGTGAACCGGGTACGGGCTGCTCTGCGATCAATGGCTTCAACCGCATACATGCCATCTTTGGTACCAGTGAGCATTGCATTGCTACCCATCCTTCAGACATGTGTGTGGCGCTGGCTGCCCTGGAAGCCAGGGTACAGGTGAGTGGACCTCAGGGTGAACGGGAGATTCCCTTTGCAGATTTTCACCGCCTGCCGGGCGATCAGCCACAGAAAGATTCCAATCTGGCAAAAGACGAGATCATTACGGCTATTGACCTGCCTCCTAAAGGATTTGCCAACAATTTTACTTACCTGAAAAACCGCGATCGTGCGTCTTATGCTTTTGCCCTGGTATCGGTAGCGGCAGGATTGGAGATGGATGGAGATACCATACAGGAAGCGCGTATTGCACTGGGTGGGGTAGCCCATAAGCCCTGGCGTAATCAGGAAGCAGAGGCGCTGCTCCAGGGAAAAAGAGCAAGCCGGGCAGACTTTCAGCAGGCTGCTGACGCCATCGTGCAGGGAGCAAAAGGCTATAAGTATAATGAGTTTAAAATTGAACTTGCCAGGCGCTCTGTGGTACGTGCGCTTATGCAGGCTGCGCATATAGATGACTCATTATAG
- a CDS encoding paraquat-inducible protein A, translated as MNTLFQRILLIIFSGALLVTAAWCTLQIYTLSSKRAEIKFDYSEVNSISYGLLSINVWSEHLTNIAMNRISDFELSPAQEDTLKYAIDQMLYAVVNKADSLVNQKQKTFKGKLTKFAVNTFVNKDKIEALVPTFSQTLTDEIQEPENKKALKYLVRTKVQEYTDSTYAEANDSLLVNTILAKNDVASIKEFNRKSEVTLQQLQEETYFFTYIVLGIILIYLLLWWILRYQKAVHTPFFVVSVLLALVVLGAGLTTPMIEIDARFKEVSFYLIGEHISFNDQILFFQSKSIVDVVLILLETGKYDSILVGLLILIFSIVFPIAKLLATQIYLAGKGRWKNNKLIQFFAFKSGKWSMADVYVIAIFMAYVGFQGILEDQLAILNVESDALVSISTNETSLQPGFILFIAFVLFSLLLSVILQRITALRKYM; from the coding sequence ATGAACACACTTTTTCAACGCATACTTCTCATTATTTTTTCCGGGGCATTACTCGTCACAGCTGCCTGGTGTACCCTTCAGATTTATACCTTATCTTCCAAAAGGGCTGAAATTAAGTTTGATTATAGTGAAGTGAACAGCATAAGCTATGGCTTGCTGTCTATCAATGTGTGGAGTGAGCATCTGACCAATATTGCCATGAACAGGATCAGCGATTTTGAGCTCAGCCCGGCGCAGGAAGATACGCTCAAGTACGCCATTGACCAGATGCTGTATGCTGTCGTCAACAAAGCAGACAGTCTGGTCAATCAGAAACAGAAGACCTTTAAAGGTAAACTGACCAAATTTGCGGTCAATACATTTGTGAACAAAGACAAAATAGAAGCTTTGGTGCCGACCTTTTCCCAGACTCTTACCGACGAAATACAGGAACCTGAAAATAAGAAGGCGCTTAAATACTTGGTCAGGACCAAAGTGCAGGAGTACACAGATAGTACCTATGCCGAAGCCAATGATTCCTTGCTGGTCAATACCATTTTAGCGAAAAATGATGTGGCGAGTATAAAAGAGTTCAACCGCAAGAGCGAAGTTACACTGCAGCAGTTACAGGAAGAAACCTACTTTTTCACCTATATCGTTTTAGGTATCATTCTGATATATTTACTCTTGTGGTGGATACTAAGGTATCAGAAAGCGGTGCATACGCCTTTCTTTGTGGTCTCTGTGCTATTAGCCCTGGTAGTGTTGGGGGCCGGGCTGACCACTCCCATGATAGAGATTGACGCCCGTTTCAAGGAGGTGAGTTTTTACCTGATAGGGGAACATATCTCTTTCAACGATCAGATTCTTTTCTTCCAGAGCAAAAGTATTGTGGATGTAGTGCTTATCCTGCTGGAAACCGGAAAGTATGATTCCATTCTGGTAGGCCTTCTGATCCTCATTTTTAGCATTGTATTCCCGATTGCTAAATTACTGGCCACACAGATTTATTTGGCGGGAAAAGGAAGGTGGAAAAACAATAAGCTCATCCAGTTTTTTGCTTTCAAATCCGGTAAGTGGAGCATGGCGGATGTGTATGTCATCGCTATTTTTATGGCTTATGTAGGCTTTCAGGGCATACTTGAGGATCAGCTGGCGATCCTGAATGTGGAATCCGATGCGCTGGTCAGTATCTCTACCAACGAAACCTCTCTGCAACCTGGCTTCATTCTTTTTATTGCCTTTGTACTCTTTAGCCTGCTTCTTTCTGTCATCCTGCAAAGGATTACCGCTTTACGCAAATACATGTAG
- a CDS encoding DoxX family protein, whose amino-acid sequence MKSKLIYRISIGLISAMMVFSAYSYFTNPEVVAGFDHLGFPSFFRVELAIAKLIGVGVLLLPFVPNFLKEWAFAGFIITFISAFIAHAVNGDPASAFIGPLLALTLIITAYIYHRKLHSQTV is encoded by the coding sequence ATGAAAAGCAAGTTAATTTACCGGATCAGCATCGGTTTGATCTCTGCCATGATGGTTTTTAGTGCCTATTCCTATTTTACGAATCCGGAAGTAGTGGCTGGATTTGATCACTTAGGCTTTCCTTCTTTCTTCCGGGTAGAGTTGGCCATTGCCAAACTCATTGGTGTAGGTGTGCTTTTGCTGCCTTTTGTCCCTAATTTTCTGAAAGAATGGGCGTTCGCAGGATTTATTATCACCTTTATTTCAGCCTTCATCGCACACGCAGTCAATGGTGATCCGGCTTCAGCGTTTATAGGTCCGTTATTAGCGCTGACACTGATTATCACTGCTTATATTTACCATAGAAAATTGCATTCTCAAACAGTATAA
- a CDS encoding winged helix-turn-helix transcriptional regulator, whose amino-acid sequence MKKREQLDHSECTGMILPVRDALDVLNGKWKLPIIIALSFGPKRFSQLSREIPDITDRMLSKELRDLEMNELVRRKVYDTFPVTVEYSMTDYGATLQKVIQELRNWGLQHRQRIMAK is encoded by the coding sequence ATGAAAAAGAGAGAACAACTTGATCATAGCGAATGCACGGGCATGATTCTGCCGGTAAGAGATGCTTTGGATGTGCTCAATGGAAAATGGAAGCTTCCGATTATTATTGCTTTGTCATTTGGTCCCAAGCGTTTTTCTCAGCTTTCCCGGGAAATTCCGGATATTACAGACCGCATGTTGTCCAAGGAACTTAGGGACCTGGAAATGAATGAGTTGGTCAGGAGGAAGGTGTATGATACCTTTCCAGTCACCGTAGAATACTCCATGACTGACTATGGAGCTACATTACAAAAAGTCATACAGGAACTCAGGAACTGGGGTCTCCAGCATCGGCAGCGCATCATGGCAAAGTAG
- the mnmE gene encoding tRNA uridine-5-carboxymethylaminomethyl(34) synthesis GTPase MnmE has protein sequence MPYTSVEDTIVALSTPEGIGAIAIIRLSGEDAIHMTNQVFKGKDLETQPTHTLHFGTIRDGKEILDEVVVSLFKAPHSFTKENVVEISCHGSPFIVRKIIQLLLKQGARLAQAGEFTKRAFMNGQFDLAQAEAVADLIASDSDASHKAAINQMRGGFSEDIKVLRGQLVHFASMIELELDFVEEDVEFADREQLESLIHEIIRVINLLIDSFDLGNVIKNGVPTVIAGKPNAGKSTLLNALLNEEKAIVSDIPGTTRDSIEDEVNIGGISFRFIDTAGLRETTDKVEAIGVQRTYEKMQKASLIIYLFDLEQDNIQDVHRAINQLENQGIPFIKVGNKIDKAQPELLEAVKRIEDVVFISAEKKENLEGLKQKITDFVDLDKLKTSGTIVTNVRHYQSLLQTRASLQDVLNGLANQITHDFLAQDIRHALYYLGEITGEITTDDLLGNIFSKFCIGK, from the coding sequence ATGCCATATACCAGTGTAGAAGATACCATTGTTGCCCTTTCCACCCCCGAAGGTATTGGGGCCATAGCTATAATCAGGCTGTCGGGTGAGGATGCCATACACATGACCAACCAGGTTTTTAAAGGCAAAGACTTGGAAACTCAGCCTACGCATACGCTTCATTTTGGTACCATACGCGATGGAAAGGAAATCCTGGACGAAGTGGTGGTTTCCCTTTTCAAAGCACCTCATTCTTTTACCAAAGAAAATGTGGTGGAAATTTCCTGCCACGGTTCCCCTTTTATTGTCCGCAAAATCATTCAACTGCTGTTAAAGCAGGGAGCCCGTCTGGCTCAGGCGGGTGAATTTACCAAGCGGGCTTTCATGAACGGTCAGTTTGACCTGGCCCAGGCCGAAGCGGTAGCCGACCTGATTGCTTCCGACTCCGATGCTTCTCATAAAGCGGCTATCAATCAAATGCGAGGTGGATTTTCAGAAGATATCAAGGTGCTCAGAGGACAACTGGTACATTTTGCCTCCATGATAGAATTAGAACTGGATTTTGTGGAAGAAGATGTGGAGTTTGCTGACCGGGAACAACTGGAAAGCCTCATCCATGAAATTATACGGGTGATCAATCTTTTGATAGACAGTTTTGACCTGGGTAATGTGATCAAGAACGGTGTGCCTACTGTCATTGCCGGCAAGCCCAATGCAGGGAAATCTACTTTGCTCAATGCACTTTTGAACGAAGAAAAAGCCATTGTCTCCGATATTCCCGGCACCACCCGCGATTCTATTGAAGATGAAGTGAATATCGGAGGCATCAGCTTTCGTTTTATTGATACTGCCGGGCTGCGTGAGACGACCGATAAGGTAGAAGCCATCGGCGTACAGCGTACTTATGAGAAGATGCAGAAAGCCTCGCTCATCATCTACCTTTTTGATCTGGAGCAGGACAACATACAGGATGTACACCGAGCGATCAATCAATTGGAAAATCAAGGCATACCCTTTATCAAAGTAGGGAATAAGATAGACAAAGCTCAGCCAGAACTTCTGGAGGCAGTAAAGCGGATAGAAGATGTGGTGTTCATCTCTGCCGAGAAAAAAGAGAATCTGGAAGGCCTCAAGCAGAAAATCACTGATTTTGTAGACCTGGACAAACTAAAAACCAGCGGAACCATCGTCACCAATGTGCGGCACTACCAAAGTCTGCTGCAAACCCGTGCTTCGCTACAGGATGTACTCAATGGCTTGGCCAATCAGATTACCCACGACTTTCTGGCCCAGGACATCCGCCATGCTCTGTATTATCTGGGAGAAATCACCGGAGAAATCACCACAGATGATTTATTAGGAAATATTTTCAGCAAGTTCTGTATCGGAAAGTAA
- a CDS encoding xanthine dehydrogenase family protein molybdopterin-binding subunit, with translation MTTDYIGKPRNRVDGRAKVTGTAKYAAEFNTPGLLHGVVISSTIAKGKIKSIHTEEALKLKGVHQVFTHENTPKQAWLDLSYKDMVAPPGSPFRPLHNNKIQFSMQPIGLVVAETLELARYAAMLVKVVYEEESHNTKLEDNLDKSIGGKYKFRAGFEPPSSRGHFEKAYEAAEVKLDVEYFHGAEHHNPMEMHASTVVYEEDGSLTIYDKTQGAINSRHYVTWAFGLSNKKVRVLSPFVGGAFGSALRPQYQLFMAVLAALQLKRSVKVELSRPQMFSFGHRPVTLQKLSLGASADGSLQAIRHAAYSETSQFENYAENIVNWSGKLYKCEHVEEVYRLVKLDMYTPLDMRAPGGVTGVYALESAMDELAYQLKMDPVQLRLKNYTDEDMSKGKPFSSKALRQCYEEGAERFGWAKRNPEPRSMKEGHNLIGWGMATGIWDAMQTPARAHAIFTADGKLTVSSATADIGTGTYTIMTQIAAETLGLPMENVEFKLGDSSMPFAFVEGGSTTAASVGTAVKYVCDKIAKKLLKEAAKMEASPFKDAKMEDVDFADGHISRKDNPALSVPITNVMWQRKISAIQKDTTALPDMLKQNKYARNTHSAVFVEVKVDEELGTIKVSRVVSAIAGGRILNAKTAHSQILGGVVWGISMALEEDTFMDHQFGRFMNHNLAEYHVAVNADIQDIDVIFVKEEDTVASPIGVKGLGEIGIVGVAAAIGNAIYHATGKRIRDLPMTPDKAMR, from the coding sequence ATGACTACAGATTATATCGGCAAACCAAGAAACCGTGTAGACGGACGTGCGAAAGTAACTGGCACAGCAAAATATGCAGCGGAATTCAATACTCCCGGACTTCTGCATGGCGTGGTGATCTCCAGCACCATTGCCAAAGGTAAAATTAAATCTATACACACAGAGGAGGCACTCAAACTGAAAGGTGTACATCAGGTATTTACCCATGAAAACACGCCTAAGCAAGCCTGGTTGGACCTGAGTTATAAAGACATGGTTGCTCCTCCCGGCTCGCCTTTCCGTCCGCTCCACAACAACAAAATCCAGTTTAGCATGCAGCCTATCGGCTTAGTTGTGGCCGAAACGCTGGAACTGGCACGTTACGCAGCCATGCTGGTAAAGGTAGTCTATGAGGAAGAAAGCCATAATACGAAACTGGAAGATAATCTGGATAAGAGTATCGGTGGGAAATATAAGTTCAGGGCAGGTTTTGAACCGCCTTCCTCACGGGGCCATTTTGAGAAGGCCTATGAGGCTGCTGAAGTAAAGCTGGATGTGGAGTATTTTCATGGAGCAGAGCATCATAATCCTATGGAGATGCATGCCTCTACTGTGGTTTATGAAGAAGATGGCAGCCTGACCATCTACGACAAAACCCAGGGAGCCATCAACAGCCGACATTATGTGACCTGGGCCTTTGGGCTGTCCAACAAGAAAGTAAGGGTACTTTCTCCTTTTGTAGGGGGAGCTTTCGGTTCAGCTTTGCGTCCGCAGTACCAGTTGTTTATGGCAGTGCTGGCTGCGCTACAACTCAAACGCTCGGTGAAGGTAGAACTGAGCCGCCCTCAGATGTTTTCTTTCGGACACCGCCCTGTTACCCTGCAGAAGCTAAGCCTGGGGGCTTCGGCAGATGGATCGCTGCAGGCCATCCGTCATGCGGCTTATTCCGAAACTTCACAGTTTGAAAATTATGCGGAAAACATCGTCAACTGGTCAGGAAAGCTGTACAAATGTGAGCATGTGGAAGAAGTATATCGGCTGGTAAAGCTGGACATGTATACCCCGCTGGATATGCGCGCTCCCGGCGGAGTGACCGGCGTCTATGCCCTGGAAAGTGCGATGGATGAGCTTGCCTATCAACTGAAGATGGATCCCGTGCAGCTGCGTCTGAAAAACTATACCGATGAAGACATGAGCAAAGGCAAGCCTTTTTCCAGCAAAGCCCTGCGCCAATGTTATGAGGAAGGTGCCGAGCGTTTTGGCTGGGCCAAACGCAATCCCGAGCCACGTTCTATGAAGGAAGGACACAACCTGATCGGCTGGGGTATGGCTACCGGCATATGGGACGCCATGCAGACGCCTGCCCGTGCCCATGCCATTTTTACTGCCGATGGCAAACTGACGGTCAGCAGCGCTACAGCCGACATTGGTACAGGAACCTATACCATCATGACGCAGATTGCCGCCGAGACGCTGGGCTTGCCGATGGAAAATGTGGAGTTTAAACTGGGCGATTCCTCTATGCCCTTTGCTTTTGTAGAAGGAGGCTCCACCACAGCGGCTTCAGTAGGTACGGCAGTAAAGTATGTGTGCGACAAGATTGCCAAAAAGCTGTTGAAGGAAGCCGCTAAGATGGAAGCCTCTCCTTTCAAAGATGCCAAAATGGAAGATGTGGACTTTGCCGATGGACATATCAGCAGAAAAGACAATCCTGCTCTCTCCGTTCCTATCACCAATGTAATGTGGCAGCGGAAGATCAGTGCGATTCAGAAAGATACTACTGCCTTGCCCGATATGCTCAAGCAGAACAAATATGCCCGCAATACCCATTCGGCGGTCTTTGTGGAAGTGAAGGTAGACGAAGAACTAGGGACCATCAAAGTAAGCCGGGTGGTGAGTGCCATTGCCGGAGGACGTATCCTGAATGCCAAAACAGCCCATAGCCAGATTCTGGGCGGGGTAGTCTGGGGCATTTCTATGGCGCTGGAAGAAGACACCTTTATGGACCATCAGTTCGGGCGCTTTATGAACCATAACCTGGCAGAGTACCATGTGGCGGTCAATGCTGATATACAGGACATTGACGTGATTTTTGTAAAGGAAGAGGATACGGTAGCGAGTCCGATAGGGGTGAAGGGCTTGGGAGAGATTGGGATCGTGGGAGTGGCCGCAGCCATTGGCAATGCCATCTACCATGCTACCGGCAAGCGCATCCGTGACCTGCCCATGACGCCAGACAAAGCGATGCGTTAG